One genomic region from Heterodontus francisci isolate sHetFra1 chromosome 14, sHetFra1.hap1, whole genome shotgun sequence encodes:
- the tssc4 gene encoding U5 small nuclear ribonucleoprotein TSSC4: protein MADGETNMVFTDVLLLKEPDHETKLPSDAISLSDTDSETNLQSFNSLSPLSESDPDSWSPDDLPAHGVEPQCDYMSDHSLSTVGNSPPSQLFQLRGTSSGFSFRSQNIFSGLENAVKFDASQPRDNSTIDGEFKCPPNPGPQRKMIEGSPPGNQSSSPSKRRVSGEPPRGKQSSNSRKKAQSVPDYLLHPERWTKYSLEDVPETSNKKNTAVAFEFIDSLKKQRKETSTVDLDDSFTTCFNQESDSVSGKILFSKPSKPVGSMADGVDRTEQQCHGVVRKIAKTAELNPEDSGQVDLAHLDYDEVKEVEDVKAEWHDKDAEEPAKDRKQGTTGEKVHKSVVFHSGRKRNRKNIRVKLDKDREDD, encoded by the coding sequence ATGGCTGACGGAGAAACCAACATGGTTTTCACAGATGTCTTGCTTCTAAAAGAGCCTGATCATGAAACCAAATTACCCAGTGATGcaatatcactcagtgacactgacTCAGAGACTAATCTGCAGTCATTCAATTCCTTGTCACCTCTTAGTGAATCTGATCCAGACTCCTGGTCCCCAGATGACTTACCTGCTCATGGGGTTGAACCCCAGTGCGATTACATGTCAGATCATTCTTTATCTActgttggaaacagccctccatcaCAGCTGTTTCAGCTCCGGGGAACTAGTTCCGGCTTCTCTTTTCGTAGTCAGAATATATTCAGTGGTTTGGAGAACGCAGTAAAATTTGATGCTTCTCAACCCAGGGACAATAGCACCATTGATGGAGAATTTAAGTGCCCACCAAATCCAGGTCCTCAGAGAAAGATGATAGAGGGGTCTCCTCCAGGAAACCAGAGCAGTTCTCCTTCAAAGAGACGGGTTAGTGGGGAGCCTCCCAGAGGAAAGCAGAGCAGCAACTCGCGTAAAAAAGCACAGTCTGTCCCAGACTATCTTCTGCATCCGGAACGCTGGACTAAGTATAGCCTGGAGGATGTTCCTGAAACCAGCAATAAGAAGAATACAGCAGTGGCATTCGAGTTCATAGACAGCTtgaagaaacagagaaaagaaacatcTACAGTGGACTTGGATGACAGCTTCACCACCTGTTTCAATCAGGAGTCTGACAGTGTTTCTGGTAAAATCCTATTCTCCAAGCCATCAAAACCAGTAGGCAGCATGGCAGATGGTGTAGACAGGACCGAACAGCAATGTCATGGTGTGGTGAGGAAGATAGCAAAGACAGCAGAACTGAATCCAGAGGACTCTGGGCAGGTGGATCTGGCACACCTAGATTACGATGAAGTCAAGGAAGTGGAAGACGTGAAAGCAGAGTGGCATGATAAAGATGCAGAGGAGCCAGCAAAGGATAGGAAACAAGGCACTACAGGGGAGAAGGTGCACAAGTCAGTGGTATTTCATAGTGGAAGAAAGAGGAATCGAAAGAACATTCGAGTGAAACTGGATAAAGACAGGGAAGATGACTAA